A genomic segment from Spinacia oleracea cultivar Varoflay chromosome 3, BTI_SOV_V1, whole genome shotgun sequence encodes:
- the LOC110787516 gene encoding UPF0496 protein At4g34320 produces MGSIFSKKRSKIPTTPSTSNSNSSGGSNSVTSNDLNFYLAACKQDPDVKIFDSKLQQHATAVINTMSTSTIDDSGLQHQQQGQQVCSLSFDSITQVTGSLMDMNYEVVKVILDCKKDVWKNKELLSLVEDYFEYSVKTLDFFTALDQCLKRARDRHFIIQVALRRFEEEIRDNNNNNQGFCSEVCDKFSNTLQELRSFKEAGDPFGQEFFTLLQSVYTQQVQMLRRLQLRKRKLDKKLKSVKVYRKVSNIIFGAAFVAVVICSVVAAAIAAPPIASALAAAVSAPIGGVGKWFNSLWKKYERELKGERDLVFELQLGTYIAVKDLDNIRVLVEKLEIVIDSLLSNADFAIREVDTLPMVIDEIRKKLSVFMEGIDCITAHSGKYSREIRQARSVILHWITKYPSAPI; encoded by the coding sequence ATGGGTTCTATATTTAGCAAAAAAAGGTCAAAAATTCCAACAACCCCATCAaccagcaacagcaacagcagtgGTGGATCCAATTCAGTAACAAGCAATGATTTAAACTTCTACTTAGCAGCTTGTAAACAAGACCCAGATGTCAAAATCTTCGATTCTAAGCTTCAACAACATGCAACTGCTGTAATCAACACTATGTCAACTTCAACAATTGACGATTCTGGGTTGCAGCATCAACAACAGGGTCAACAGGTCTGTTCTCTCTCCTTTGACTCAATCACACAAGTCACTGGTAGTCTCATGGACATGAATTATGAAGTTGTGAAAGTTATTCTTGACTGTAAAAAAGATGTTTGGAAGAACAAAGAATTGCTTTCCTTAGTTGAGGATTACTTTGAGTATAGTGTGAAAACATTGGATTTCTTCACTGCTCTTGATCAATGCCTGAAGCGGGCCCGGGACCGCCATTTTATTATTCAGGTTGCTTTGAGAAGGTTTGAGGAAGAGATTAGggataataataacaataatcagGGTTTTTGCAGTGAAGTCTGTGATAAGTTTTCAAATACATTGCAGGAATTGAGGAGTTTTAAGGAAGCTGGTGATCCATTTGGACAAGAGTTTTTTACTTTATTGCAATCCGTTTATACACAACAGGTTCAAATGTTGAGAAGATTACAGCTTAGAAAAAGGAAACTAGATAAAAAATTGAAGTCTGTTAAGGTTTACAGGAAGGTTTCTAAtattatatttggtgctgcATTTGTAGCTGTTGTGATTTgttctgttgttgctgctgctattgCTGCACCTCCTATAGCGTCCGCCTTAGCCGCAGCTGTTTCAGCCCCGATTGGCGGGGTTGGAAAGTGGTTTAACTCGCTTTGGAAGAAGTATGAGAGAGAATTGAAGGGTGAAAGGGATTTGGTGTTTGAGTTGCAACTTGGGACTTATATAGCTGTTAAAGATTTGGATAATATTCGAGTTTTGGTTGAGAAGTTGGAGATTGTGATTGATTCGTTGTTGTCTAATGCGGATTTTGCAATAAGGGAGGTAGATACTTTGCCAATGGTGATTGATGAAATTAGGAAGAAGTTGAGTGTGTTTATGGAAGGGATTGATTGTATCACAGCACATTCTGGTAAATATAGCAGGGAAATCAGACAGGCTAGGAGTGTGATCTTGCATTGGATTACGAAATATCCTAGTGCACCTATTTGA